From a region of the Sander lucioperca isolate FBNREF2018 chromosome 8, SLUC_FBN_1.2, whole genome shotgun sequence genome:
- the LOC116046670 gene encoding olfactory receptor 6N2-like: MDNELNVTYITFDGHVEVQKYRYLYFVIMFTAYILIICSNSTIVCIIVINKSLHEPMYIFIAALLINSLLYSTAIYPKLLIDFLSEKQIISYSGCLFQGFIYYTLASSEFFLLSVMAYDRYVSICKPLKYPTIMRKTTVKMFLILAWILPACQISGGTLLNANRKLCNFILKGIICNSTVQNLHCVSLTVLNIYGLVVLVSTVPLPVLFILFTYTRILIITYRSSREVRRKAAQTCLPHLLVLINFSCLTTFDVLLARLETNVPKTVRLFMSLQMILYHPLSNPIIYGLKMKEIYKHLKRLFSEDKLN; encoded by the coding sequence ATGGATAATGAATTAAATGTAACATATATAACTTTTGATGGGCATGTGGAAGTGCAGAAATACAGATATCTTTATTTTGTGATCATGTTTACAgcatatattctaataatttGCAGTAATTCCACTATTGTGTGCATCATAGTGattaacaaatccctccatgaacctatgtacattttcattgcagCTTTGTTAATCAACTCTCTTCTTTACAGCACTGCTATCTATCCAAAGCTTTTGATTgactttttatctgaaaaacagATCATATCTTATTCAGGCTGTCTCTTTCAGGGGTTTATATATTACACTCTAGCCTCTTCAGAATTTTTCCTGTTGTCAGTCATGGCTTATGACagatatgtgtctatatgtaaaCCTCTGAAATATCCAACTATCATGAGAAAAACAACTGTTAAAATGTTCCTGATTTTAGCTTGGATTCTACCTGCTTGTCAGATTTCAGGGGGAACGTTACTGAATGCTAATAGAAAACTGTgtaactttattttgaaaggaatAATTTGCAACAGCACAGTTCAGAATCTTCACTGTGTGAGTTTGACAGTGCTGAATATATATGGCTTGGTTGTTTTAGTAAGTACTGTACCTCTCCCTGTACTCTTCATACTTTTTACATACACCAGGATACTTATAATAACCTATCGAAGTAGTAGAGAAGTCAGGAGAAAAGCTGCACAGACCTGTTTACCCCACCTGTTGGTTCTGATCAACTTTTCCTGTTTGACTACATTTGATGTACTTCTAGCTCGACTGGAAACAAATGTTCCCAAAACTGTACGTTTATTTATGTCTTTACAAATGATTTTATATCATCCCCTTTCTAATCCAATCATATATGgactgaaaatgaaagaaatttaTAAACAC